Proteins encoded within one genomic window of Arachis ipaensis cultivar K30076 chromosome B08, Araip1.1, whole genome shotgun sequence:
- the LOC110265733 gene encoding agamous-like MADS-box protein AGL80, translating to MARKKSKLEYIANNSKRRATFRARKTSLIKKIDEISTLCGVQSCAIIYPPNEPQPEVWPSPQKAKQVISKFKEIPKLEQNKRMLTQESLLRKRIQKAEDQLKKQKDENRQKEMSHLMFQCLSSGEVTGNASLIDLCDLSRLIDQTLKEIDLKIERIHDQEKMANQVEATQTQP from the coding sequence ATGGCTAGAAAGAAGTCAAAGCTTGAATACATAGCAAACAACTCCAAGAGAAGGGCAACGTTTAGGGCAAGGAAAACTAGtttgataaaaaagattgatgaGATTAGCACCCTCTGTGGGGTTCAATCTTGTGCTATAATCTACCCTCCAAATGAACCTCAGCCAGAGGTTTGGCCATCACCTCAGAAGGCCAAACAAGTGATCTCCAAGTTTAAGGAAATTCCCAAATTGGAACAAAACAAGAGAATGTTAACCCAAGAAAGTTTGTTAAGGAAAAGAATCCAAAAGGCCGAAGACCAGCTAAAGAAACAAAAGGATGAAAATAGGCAGAAAGAGATGAGCCATCTAATGTTTCAGTGTCTGAGCTCTGGTGAGGTCACTGGTAATGCTAGCTTGATTGATCTTTGTGATCTCTCACGTTTAATTGATCAAACTCTAAAGGAAATTGACCTGAAGATTGAAAGGATCCATGATCAAGAAAAGATGGCAAATCAAGTTGAAGCTACACAAACCCAACCTTGA
- the LOC107613580 gene encoding protein PLASTID TRANSCRIPTIONALLY ACTIVE 7, giving the protein MAISFHPLTLPSAIPKIELRAANSWSPSLTVSSQMMSQMRKDSRGRRIWRRRRLTKKDEYLPFKMERVPFLEEQVRIIKEQGKLLTLDIYKLLLSEDNQFDFVNEIAAEANEYVENNVDEYGGEKKAILHVLSNRMNDMGFPRPDAYAESDPFKPGPDYLKQEFT; this is encoded by the exons ATGGCAATAAGCTTCCATCCCCTCACTCTACCTTCAGCTATACCG AAGATAGAGCTAAGAGCCGCAAATTCATGGAGCCCTAGCCTGACAGTTAGCTCACAG ATGATGTCCCAAATGCGAAAGGATAGTCGGGGACGACGGATATGGCGGCGAAGGAGATTG ACTAAAAAGGATGAATACTTGCCGTTCAAGATGGAGCGGGTACCTTTCCTGGAGGAGCAAGTTCGGATTATAAAGGAGCAGGGAAAACTGTTGACATTGGATATATACAAGTTGTTGTTATCAGAGGACAATCAGTTTGATTTTGTGAATGAGATAGCAGCTGAGGCAAATGAATATGTTGAGAACAATGTAGATGAGTATGGAGGTGAGAAGAAGGCCATTCTTCATGTTCTGAGCAACAGAATGAACGATATGGGGTTTCCCCGACCAGATGCATATGCCGAGTCTGATCCCTTCAAGCCCGGGCCTGATTATTTGAAACAGGAGTTCACATGA
- the LOC107611596 gene encoding uncharacterized protein LOC107611596, which yields MAIPPEPAGTHTAPTRSGRVLRRGGAGSGGVGTVQNFKDLIQDMHLVDLPLTDRKFTWFRRHSCSRIDRVLEEWRGLGEIQFTEKLKALTIPLERWHKANFGEMDKKITRFEEEIKRIDDIVSNGVYDETMEARRKALFTCCERWYVRKEVHWKQMSRSRKAKDMDKHTRYFHNIASARRRNNRIDTLVINGRLVRNQARIKIAIRDFYKELYHQEHSPRLGFRDGLVARINQEDSVSLETMPSVEEIREATARLSKDTNITWVALAPKFIGAKEIKDLRPISMVGCVYKVISKVLVRRMRTVMLALVGETQSAFVKERKIHDGGTYCV from the exons ATGGCAATACCACctgaacccgcgggtacccacaCCGCCCCTACCCGCTCGGGGCGGGTTCTTAGGAGGGGCGGGGCGGGGTCGGGCGgggtcgg AACTGTACAGAATTTTAAAGATTTGATACAGGATATGCACTTAGTGGACTTGCCGCTTACTGATCGCAAGTTCACTTGGTTTCGAAGGCATTCTTGCAGTCGTATAGATAGAGTTTTG GAGGAGTGGAGAGGATTGGGGGAGATACAGTTCACAGAAAAATTGAAGGCTCTGACGATTCCATTGGAGAGATGGCATAAAGCTAATTTTGGTGAGATGGATAAGAAGATTACGAGGTTTGAGGAAGAAATTAAGAGAATTGATGACATAGTTAGCAATGGGGTGTATGATGAAACAATGGAGGCTAGAAGAAAGGCGTTATTTACTTGTTGTGAGAGGTGGTATGTGAGAAAGGAGGTCCACTGGAAACAGATGTCTCGATCTAGGAAAGCAAAGGATATGGACAAACACACAAGATACTTTCACAATATAGCTTCAGCAAGAAGGCGGAATAATAGGATTGATACATTGGTCATTAACGGAAGACTGgtaaggaatcaagcaaggatcaAGATTGCTATCAGAGATTTCTACAAGGAATTATATCACCAGGAACATTCTCCTAGGTTGGGTTTCAGGGACGGTCTGGTGGCTAGGATAAATCAGGAGGATTCTGTGAGTTTAGAGACGATGCCGTCAGTTGAGGAGATCAGAGAAGCT ACAGCCAGGCTATCGAAGGATACCAATATCACTTGGGTGGCATTGGCGCCGAAGTTCATTGGTGCGAAGGAGATTAAAGATCTGAGGCCTATTAGTATGGTTGGGTGTGTATACAAGGTTATATCGAAGGTGCTAGTTAGGAGGATGAGAACAGTTATGCTAGCATTAGTAGGGGAGACTCAGAGTGCATTTGTAAAGGAAAGGAAAATACATGATGGGGGCACTTATTGCGTGTGA